Proteins encoded together in one Orrella marina window:
- a CDS encoding DMT family transporter, giving the protein MTSPSPITSTSSPEKIQNALFGIGLFYLSLWCLSTLDASGKWLLGVGVPLLTAVWMRYLSHLVLMSMLILPRKGIRILQSRAMKWQIMRALAMLVASVCLFNALRYLPQAQATSIAFLAPLIMLAMAPWLLKEPKRLSRWVAAAAGFVGVVIVIRPGAGLDPVGVTFALAAAFLLALQHICTRRLAVDHPMTTLFWGGLIGTVLMTLVLLFRLDESLSALANLSAWRWLVMISLGLSGGLGHLLQIHAYQHAPASLLAPFIYLQISAATALGWLIWGEFPDRLTWVGIAVICASGAGIALYEWQTRRH; this is encoded by the coding sequence GTGACTTCACCCTCTCCCATTACCTCAACTTCCTCCCCGGAAAAGATTCAGAACGCCCTGTTCGGAATTGGCTTGTTCTATCTTTCGCTCTGGTGCCTGTCCACACTGGATGCCAGCGGCAAATGGCTACTCGGCGTAGGCGTTCCACTCCTGACGGCTGTCTGGATGCGTTATCTAAGCCACCTGGTGCTGATGTCGATGCTGATTCTTCCCAGAAAAGGAATTCGCATCCTGCAAAGCCGTGCAATGAAGTGGCAGATCATGCGCGCACTGGCCATGCTGGTCGCCTCGGTCTGCCTGTTCAATGCCCTGCGTTATCTGCCGCAGGCTCAAGCCACATCGATTGCATTTCTCGCGCCGTTGATCATGCTCGCCATGGCACCATGGTTATTAAAAGAACCCAAAAGGCTGTCTCGCTGGGTCGCCGCTGCTGCGGGTTTTGTGGGGGTCGTCATTGTGATACGGCCGGGTGCCGGTCTTGATCCGGTTGGTGTGACATTTGCGCTGGCGGCGGCCTTCCTGCTCGCTCTTCAGCACATCTGCACCCGTCGACTGGCTGTTGACCACCCGATGACCACGCTTTTCTGGGGTGGACTGATTGGCACGGTTCTGATGACGCTAGTGCTGCTGTTCAGACTTGATGAATCCCTCTCAGCCCTGGCAAATCTGTCTGCCTGGCGGTGGCTCGTAATGATTTCACTGGGATTGTCCGGTGGCCTGGGCCACCTGCTGCAAATTCATGCCTACCAGCATGCCCCGGCCTCCCTGCTTGCACCGTTCATCTACCTGCAGATATCAGCGGCCACCGCCCTCGGATGGCTGATCTGGGGGGAGTTCCCTGACCGGCTGACCTGGGTCGGGATTGCGGTCATTTGCGCCAGTGGCGCAGGTATCGCCCTGTATGAGTGGCAGACTCGACGACATTAG
- a CDS encoding RelA/SpoT family protein: MGFPGLRSASSGLLSAIKATSRLGKRGAKRTENTSQPDTLAADVSAALAEQAAAVSDAASITRLQSIVSEYLEAKEVAQIKEAYRFSDQAHLGQFRSSGEPYITHPIAVTEICAGWKLDVQALMAALLHDVMEDQGVQKSALAEQFGPEVAELVDGLSKLDRLDFATKAQQQAESFRKMLLAMSRDLRVILIKLADRLHNMRTLDAVSPEKQRRIARETLDIYAPIANRLGLNAVFREMQDLCFAAIYPNRYQVLQRAVLAARGNRREVLTRIFDSVRAALPAAGIEADVSGREKTLYGIYRKMVDQKKSFSEVLDIYGFRVVVHTLPECYLAMGILHQLYRPVPGKFKDYIAIPKLNGYQSLHTTLVGPYGTPIEFQFRTHEMHNVAEEGVAAHWIYKTDEMSLSDIQKRTHAAIQSLLDIQSQTGDSGEFLEHVKVDLFPDAVYVFTPNGEIVSLPRGATLVDFAYSIHTDVGNRAVASKVNGEYVPLRTELSSGDTVEIITSDASRPSAHWLNFARTGRARSEIRHYLRTVRYAESVAFGQRLLKQAFHELQTSYPEEDNPTWDKLIKESGARSREEILADIGLGKRLAAVVARRFSPENSLIATTAAEFDTLSAARAAPIHIQGNEGQAVVLSPCCGPIPGDEIMASLRVGAGLVVHTADCPVAKRARAREPERWVDVAWDKTTARHFVVRLDVTAVNERGVLGKIAGEIAQADSNIIRVSSHDDAESFVMNLVVQVDDRNHLAKVFRAIRRIHQVRRIVRVKGN; this comes from the coding sequence ATGGGATTTCCGGGGCTGCGCTCTGCTTCTTCCGGGTTGCTTTCAGCAATCAAGGCCACGTCACGCCTGGGCAAGCGGGGCGCGAAGCGCACGGAAAACACTTCCCAGCCTGACACGCTAGCCGCAGATGTCTCCGCAGCGCTAGCGGAGCAGGCAGCAGCCGTATCTGACGCCGCATCGATCACCCGATTGCAGTCCATCGTATCCGAGTACCTGGAAGCCAAGGAAGTCGCACAGATCAAGGAGGCCTATCGCTTCTCGGATCAGGCTCATCTGGGTCAGTTTCGCTCCAGCGGCGAACCCTACATCACGCACCCGATCGCAGTAACCGAGATCTGTGCAGGCTGGAAGCTGGATGTCCAGGCGCTGATGGCGGCTTTGCTGCATGATGTGATGGAAGATCAGGGCGTACAGAAATCTGCCCTGGCCGAGCAGTTCGGCCCTGAAGTGGCCGAACTGGTTGACGGACTATCCAAACTGGATCGCCTGGACTTTGCAACGAAAGCACAGCAGCAGGCTGAAAGCTTCAGAAAGATGCTATTGGCGATGTCGCGCGACCTGCGCGTCATCCTGATCAAGCTGGCTGACCGACTGCACAACATGCGTACGCTTGATGCAGTCAGCCCCGAGAAGCAGCGCCGAATCGCGCGTGAAACGCTGGATATCTACGCACCGATTGCCAATCGCCTGGGTCTGAATGCCGTCTTTCGGGAAATGCAGGATCTGTGTTTTGCAGCGATATATCCCAATCGTTATCAGGTACTGCAACGTGCCGTGCTTGCCGCACGCGGTAACCGCCGTGAGGTCCTGACACGTATCTTCGACTCCGTCAGGGCGGCACTGCCTGCTGCCGGGATCGAAGCCGATGTCTCTGGCCGGGAAAAGACGCTTTATGGTATCTACCGCAAAATGGTGGACCAGAAAAAAAGCTTCTCGGAGGTGCTGGACATATACGGATTCCGTGTTGTGGTCCACACGTTGCCGGAGTGCTATCTGGCCATGGGAATCCTGCACCAGCTTTACCGTCCTGTTCCTGGCAAGTTCAAGGACTATATCGCCATCCCCAAGCTCAACGGCTACCAGTCACTACACACCACGCTGGTCGGTCCCTACGGCACGCCCATCGAGTTTCAGTTCCGCACTCACGAGATGCACAACGTAGCCGAAGAAGGTGTCGCGGCTCACTGGATCTACAAGACCGACGAGATGTCGCTTAGCGACATCCAGAAGCGCACCCATGCAGCCATTCAATCGTTGCTCGACATCCAGAGCCAGACGGGTGACTCCGGAGAATTTCTCGAACACGTCAAGGTCGATCTCTTTCCCGATGCAGTCTACGTCTTCACACCCAACGGCGAGATTGTTTCCTTGCCGCGAGGTGCAACGCTGGTCGATTTTGCGTATTCGATCCATACCGATGTGGGCAACCGGGCGGTTGCCAGCAAGGTCAATGGCGAGTATGTGCCACTGCGCACGGAACTGTCCAGTGGCGATACCGTCGAGATCATCACATCCGATGCTTCACGTCCAAGCGCGCACTGGCTCAATTTTGCGAGAACCGGTCGCGCCCGGTCGGAGATCCGTCACTACCTGCGGACCGTACGGTATGCAGAGTCGGTTGCGTTTGGGCAGCGTTTGCTCAAGCAAGCCTTCCATGAACTGCAGACAAGCTATCCCGAGGAAGACAATCCGACCTGGGACAAGCTGATCAAGGAAAGTGGCGCCCGGTCGCGAGAAGAAATTCTCGCAGACATCGGTCTGGGTAAAAGACTGGCTGCGGTGGTTGCCCGACGTTTCTCTCCTGAGAACTCTCTGATTGCCACCACAGCCGCCGAGTTCGACACGCTCAGCGCCGCCCGTGCAGCACCGATTCACATTCAGGGCAATGAAGGTCAGGCCGTGGTGCTGTCACCTTGCTGCGGGCCTATTCCTGGCGACGAGATCATGGCCAGTCTTCGGGTCGGAGCAGGTCTGGTCGTTCACACAGCTGACTGCCCGGTTGCCAAGCGGGCCCGGGCCCGGGAGCCGGAACGCTGGGTGGATGTGGCGTGGGACAAAACCACTGCGAGACACTTTGTCGTTCGTCTGGATGTCACTGCAGTCAACGAACGTGGTGTGCTCGGAAAAATCGCCGGCGAGATTGCCCAGGCAGACTCCAATATCATTCGCGTGAGTTCGCACGACGATGCTGAATCGTTTGTCATGAACCTGGTGGTACAAGTCGACGACCGAAACCACCTGGCCAAAGTATTCCGTGCGATCCGCCGCATACATCAGGTGCGTAGAATTGTCCGCGTCAAAGGCAATTAA
- a CDS encoding ATP-dependent zinc protease family protein produces the protein MPDIVNRCFGYFFSAGKLFAVLALVATASMSAAPVSAAGQASSDKPGKSVRTKDLAIAGYVENVKIFPENLTFESRMDTGATTSSLNALNQKRFERAGKEWIRFDVIDPENDNKKVTLEREIVRNVRILRHDGNHQRRPVVRIGFCIGSSYREGDVSLQDRTELSYQLLVGRNHMKNLVLIDSAHKHLLGPDCPRP, from the coding sequence ATGCCAGATATTGTGAATAGATGTTTCGGTTATTTCTTTTCTGCAGGAAAATTGTTTGCGGTCTTGGCTCTGGTCGCAACCGCATCGATGTCGGCTGCGCCCGTTTCAGCCGCTGGGCAAGCCAGCTCAGACAAGCCTGGCAAATCAGTCAGGACAAAGGATCTCGCGATCGCAGGTTATGTCGAGAACGTGAAGATCTTTCCCGAGAATCTGACCTTTGAGTCCCGCATGGATACCGGTGCCACGACCTCATCGTTGAACGCGCTGAATCAAAAACGCTTCGAGCGAGCCGGCAAGGAGTGGATCCGGTTCGATGTCATCGACCCTGAAAACGACAACAAGAAAGTCACGCTTGAACGCGAGATCGTGCGCAACGTTCGCATACTTCGCCATGACGGTAACCATCAGCGTCGTCCTGTTGTCCGGATCGGATTCTGTATCGGGTCTTCGTATCGAGAGGGCGATGTGTCCTTGCAGGATCGGACCGAGTTGAGTTATCAGTTGCTCGTCGGTCGTAATCACATGAAGAATCTCGTACTGATTGATTCAGCGCACAAGCATTTGCTAGGCCCTGATTGCCCCAGGCCATGA
- a CDS encoding tripartite tricarboxylate transporter substrate-binding protein: MPQVAGFKTQHISSKGFSAALNDLPGGQVNMFMESVATALPRIQACKLRALAVKSAGRSPQLPDVPTIVESGYPGFLGGVTWIGIVAPAEILQDVFHELNKEINTALKSKDYSDRLRVRGAVVPGGHRKSLNRRSNVIWMSGKKCSRSLALELIDLTVAG, translated from the coding sequence TTGCCACAGGTCGCTGGCTTCAAAACTCAGCATATTTCCTCTAAAGGATTCAGTGCCGCCCTGAACGACCTGCCTGGCGGTCAAGTTAACATGTTCATGGAGTCGGTCGCTACAGCACTGCCGCGGATTCAGGCATGCAAGCTGCGTGCACTTGCAGTCAAGTCTGCCGGACGTTCGCCTCAACTGCCTGACGTGCCAACGATCGTCGAATCTGGATATCCGGGTTTTTTGGGGGGGGTGACATGGATCGGGATCGTCGCACCGGCAGAAATCCTGCAAGATGTGTTTCATGAGCTCAACAAAGAAATCAACACTGCTCTGAAATCCAAAGATTACAGCGACAGATTGCGTGTCCGGGGGGCTGTCGTGCCTGGGGGGCATCGGAAAAGCTTAAACAGACGATCGAACGTGATCTGGATGTCTGGCAAAAAGTGCTCGCGGAGTCTGGCGCTAGAGTTGATTGATCTGACAGTCGCGGGTTGA
- a CDS encoding alpha-L-glutamate ligase-like protein — MSWFVSPRRLRDLGILGMNARNGLYIGQYNPRKLYPLVDDKLQTKRLAQEAGLSVPALYGVVRTHHDIRRVSKILDTHRSFVVKPSRGAGGEGIVVIDDRLDENLFRRASGRTMTLEQLEHHVSNILSGAYSLGGLPDVAMIEQRVEFSDLFKDISYQGVPDIRIIVYRGYPAMAMIRLPTQQSDGKANLHQGAIGAGIDLKTGCTTRGVWDNQPVDNHPDTGHTIIGHQIPEWVRLLELAAGCFDLTGLGYLGVDIVLDQRYGPLILELNARPGLAIQIANRQGLKHNLEQIDRCVQTNPDADIVTRSRWYEAH, encoded by the coding sequence ATGAGCTGGTTTGTCTCTCCCAGGCGACTGCGAGACCTGGGAATTCTGGGTATGAATGCCCGCAACGGGTTGTATATCGGACAGTACAATCCGCGCAAACTGTATCCACTTGTTGACGACAAGCTGCAGACCAAGCGACTGGCGCAGGAGGCCGGGTTATCGGTTCCAGCGCTCTATGGTGTTGTCAGAACACATCATGACATTCGCAGAGTCTCGAAGATTCTTGATACGCATCGCTCATTCGTGGTCAAGCCTTCCCGTGGAGCTGGAGGGGAGGGGATCGTTGTGATTGACGATCGACTGGACGAAAATCTGTTCCGGCGCGCAAGTGGGCGGACCATGACGCTTGAGCAGCTTGAGCATCACGTCAGCAATATCCTCAGTGGCGCTTACTCGCTCGGGGGATTGCCAGATGTTGCAATGATCGAGCAGCGTGTCGAATTCTCTGATTTATTCAAAGATATCAGCTATCAAGGCGTACCGGACATTCGCATCATCGTGTATCGGGGGTATCCTGCAATGGCCATGATTCGTCTGCCGACCCAGCAGTCTGACGGCAAGGCCAATTTGCATCAAGGGGCAATCGGCGCCGGAATTGACCTGAAAACAGGGTGTACCACCCGTGGTGTCTGGGACAATCAGCCTGTCGACAATCATCCGGATACGGGACACACGATCATTGGCCATCAGATCCCCGAGTGGGTCAGATTGCTTGAGCTGGCGGCCGGATGTTTTGATTTGACGGGACTGGGCTATCTAGGGGTAGATATCGTGCTGGACCAGCGCTATGGTCCGTTGATTCTCGAACTTAACGCCCGTCCGGGTCTGGCAATCCAGATTGCCAATCGGCAGGGGTTGAAACACAACCTGGAGCAGATCGATCGTTGTGTACAGACCAACCCGGATGCCGATATCGTAACGCGCAGTCGGTGGTATGAGGCACATTGA
- a CDS encoding ABC transporter ATP-binding protein — protein sequence MSNQAAIEVEGLSKRVSDAGGELTILDNVGFQVSRGESVSITGASGSGKSTLLGLLAGLDVPSQGQVTLLGQRIFDLDEDARAQFRARHVGFVFQSFQLLPNLTALENVMLPLELAGKPAEQAARKVLDEVGLSHRFNHYPSTLSGGEQQRVSIARAFITQPALLFADEPTGSLDVVTGARIIDLMFQLHQEHGTTLILVTHDQDLARRCERSIEIHAGRLVAAV from the coding sequence ATGTCGAATCAAGCTGCCATTGAAGTTGAAGGTCTGTCCAAACGCGTATCTGACGCGGGGGGTGAGCTCACCATTCTGGACAATGTCGGGTTTCAGGTCTCCAGAGGGGAGTCGGTGTCCATCACGGGCGCCTCTGGCTCCGGAAAGTCTACCTTGCTTGGACTGCTCGCGGGGCTTGATGTTCCCAGCCAGGGGCAGGTGACCTTGCTTGGCCAGAGAATTTTTGATCTGGATGAAGACGCCAGGGCACAGTTTCGCGCCAGGCATGTCGGGTTTGTGTTCCAGTCATTTCAGTTGTTGCCGAACCTGACTGCCCTTGAAAACGTCATGCTGCCACTTGAGTTGGCAGGCAAGCCCGCTGAACAGGCGGCTCGCAAGGTGCTTGACGAGGTGGGTCTTTCGCATCGCTTCAATCATTATCCGTCGACGCTTTCGGGTGGGGAGCAGCAGCGGGTCTCAATTGCGCGCGCGTTTATTACCCAGCCAGCGCTACTGTTTGCGGATGAGCCGACGGGTAGTCTGGATGTTGTCACAGGAGCCCGTATCATTGACCTCATGTTCCAGTTGCATCAGGAACATGGCACGACCTTGATTCTGGTCACACATGATCAGGATCTCGCCAGGCGTTGTGAACGCTCAATCGAGATTCACGCGGGGCGTCTGGTGGCTGCGGTCTAA
- a CDS encoding amidase: protein MSSNLSIDQLAVAPLAEVASALQSGQTTSVELTRRFLASASDAQGQGSRVFTELFADQALAAARASDLLRAAGLARSPLEGIVLAVKDLFDVAGVSTKAGSFVLKNAPKAQADALIVRRLRAAGAVIIGLTNMTEFAFSGLGLNPHYGTPLNPWDRETGRIPGGSSSGSAVAVSDAMACAAIGTDTGGSVRIPAALCGLTGFKPTASRIDQTGALPLSPSLDSIGPIARSVQCCALLDAVMAGQCAPRLTSATAETVVLGMPRQLFMEAVDDDVANAFDRACGRLRDGGVQIVPIDLPELDELPHINHAGGLAAAESWAWHEELLERNAQHYDPRVAVRIRRGSTQTARDYIELTRARVNWIRRVTAKISGVDALVTPTVPRVAPALSALEIDDELYALTNMLMLRNPSVINFLDGCAISLPCHESGQAPVGLMLACASGQDARLLSVGLLCESLLKAQ, encoded by the coding sequence ATGTCTTCAAATTTATCTATAGATCAACTGGCTGTTGCTCCTCTGGCAGAGGTCGCCAGTGCGTTGCAATCCGGACAAACGACCAGCGTTGAGCTGACCAGGCGATTCCTTGCGAGTGCGAGCGATGCGCAAGGTCAGGGTTCCCGGGTGTTTACCGAACTGTTTGCCGATCAGGCACTGGCAGCGGCACGTGCCTCGGACTTGTTACGGGCTGCGGGACTCGCCCGGTCGCCGCTTGAGGGTATCGTGCTGGCAGTCAAAGATCTGTTTGATGTGGCGGGCGTTTCCACCAAGGCAGGCTCATTTGTTCTGAAGAATGCACCGAAGGCCCAGGCTGACGCGCTGATTGTGCGCCGCTTGCGCGCTGCAGGAGCTGTGATTATCGGGCTTACCAATATGACCGAGTTCGCGTTTTCCGGGTTGGGATTGAATCCGCATTACGGCACGCCGCTCAATCCCTGGGACCGAGAAACCGGACGCATCCCAGGGGGGTCGTCATCAGGCAGTGCTGTGGCCGTCAGCGATGCCATGGCATGTGCAGCGATCGGGACCGATACGGGCGGATCGGTCCGAATTCCGGCTGCGCTGTGCGGATTGACCGGCTTCAAGCCGACCGCAAGCCGGATTGATCAGACTGGTGCCTTGCCGCTTTCACCCTCTCTCGATTCGATTGGACCGATAGCCCGTTCAGTCCAGTGCTGTGCCTTGCTGGATGCGGTGATGGCGGGGCAATGCGCGCCCAGACTGACCTCGGCCACCGCCGAGACAGTTGTTCTGGGTATGCCGCGTCAACTGTTCATGGAGGCGGTTGATGACGACGTCGCAAATGCATTCGATCGGGCTTGCGGGCGACTGCGTGATGGGGGGGTGCAGATCGTGCCGATCGATTTGCCAGAACTCGATGAGTTGCCACACATCAATCATGCGGGAGGCCTTGCAGCGGCAGAATCCTGGGCATGGCACGAGGAACTGCTCGAGCGCAATGCGCAGCATTACGATCCGAGGGTTGCTGTTCGCATTCGCCGTGGATCGACACAGACAGCACGCGACTACATTGAACTGACGCGAGCCAGAGTGAATTGGATACGTCGGGTGACTGCAAAGATTTCGGGTGTGGATGCACTCGTGACACCAACTGTGCCCCGGGTTGCGCCTGCCTTGTCGGCGCTTGAGATCGACGACGAACTGTATGCATTGACCAACATGCTGATGTTGCGCAATCCCAGCGTGATCAACTTTCTGGATGGATGTGCGATTTCCTTGCCGTGTCATGAGTCAGGTCAGGCGCCAGTGGGTTTGATGCTGGCGTGTGCATCCGGGCAAGATGCCCGTTTGCTTTCGGTCGGGTTGTTGTGTGAGTCTTTGCTGAAGGCTCAGTAA
- a CDS encoding arylesterase — protein sequence MIRLSHFLKNFVSTALIGAVMLGAHVSVAQTRSEADTAPTHNFTQTDDVKNTINRILIVGDSLSSEYGIRRQTGWVELLRERLADHKPSPATVINASISGDTTSGGVSRLPALLEDHKPDLVLIELGGNDALRGLSMSMTRDNLTRMVEMAQQSGARVVLAGMQIPPNYGPVYSEAFRAVFTEVAQKTGAGLIPFLLSGLETRRDLFIEDGIHPSEEAQPIILDNVWEVIGPIIKS from the coding sequence ATGATCCGTTTGTCTCATTTCCTCAAAAACTTCGTATCAACCGCGCTGATCGGCGCAGTCATGCTCGGTGCACACGTGAGTGTCGCACAAACCCGGAGCGAAGCTGACACAGCCCCTACGCACAACTTCACTCAGACAGATGACGTCAAAAACACCATCAATCGCATCTTGATCGTCGGCGACAGCTTGTCATCAGAATATGGCATTCGACGCCAGACGGGCTGGGTCGAGTTGCTGCGCGAGCGACTGGCAGACCACAAACCATCTCCTGCAACAGTCATCAATGCCAGTATCAGCGGAGACACCACCAGTGGTGGTGTCTCCCGGTTGCCTGCCTTACTCGAGGATCACAAACCCGATCTGGTCCTGATCGAACTCGGTGGCAACGATGCGCTCAGAGGACTGTCAATGTCCATGACCCGCGACAACCTGACTCGCATGGTTGAAATGGCGCAACAGTCAGGTGCCAGAGTTGTCCTGGCGGGTATGCAGATACCGCCCAATTACGGACCGGTCTATTCCGAGGCGTTTCGTGCTGTGTTTACTGAGGTCGCCCAGAAGACCGGTGCAGGATTGATTCCATTTCTACTCTCCGGACTCGAGACCCGACGTGACCTGTTCATTGAAGATGGCATTCACCCTTCAGAAGAGGCCCAACCCATCATTCTCGACAATGTGTGGGAAGTGATCGGACCCATCATCAAGAGCTAA
- a CDS encoding RraA family protein — protein MKIDHVPAIRKDIVRVSPELVEAARAFPAAILADVAGRRGSLGARIRPLAPHMKVAGPAFTVEVRPGDNLMFHAALALAQPGDVIVVDGKGDETMALCGTLMSTQAQKAGIAGFVVDSAVRDSAEICEGEFPVFAIGTNPNGPTKGLAGRINWPVSIAGVSVSPGDLVVGDADGVVVIPRENAQAILSRAQGKVDAEQRRMDELNAGNLASPWLEDALISAGVLKAGESL, from the coding sequence ATGAAGATAGATCACGTACCCGCCATCCGTAAGGATATTGTGCGCGTCAGTCCGGAACTGGTTGAAGCAGCACGTGCCTTTCCTGCGGCCATCCTGGCCGACGTGGCGGGCCGAAGAGGCAGCCTGGGCGCTCGGATACGGCCACTTGCGCCTCACATGAAGGTCGCAGGACCCGCCTTTACTGTTGAAGTGCGTCCTGGAGACAACTTGATGTTCCACGCCGCGCTTGCCTTGGCGCAGCCGGGCGACGTCATCGTTGTTGACGGCAAGGGTGACGAGACGATGGCGCTATGCGGCACCTTGATGAGCACGCAAGCCCAGAAAGCTGGTATCGCCGGGTTTGTGGTGGATTCGGCCGTGCGAGATTCGGCAGAAATCTGCGAGGGCGAATTCCCGGTATTTGCGATTGGCACTAATCCGAACGGCCCTACAAAAGGCCTGGCCGGGCGTATCAACTGGCCAGTCTCGATTGCAGGGGTCTCGGTCAGTCCGGGCGATCTGGTGGTCGGTGATGCAGATGGTGTGGTGGTAATTCCGCGCGAGAATGCACAAGCGATATTGTCCAGAGCACAGGGCAAAGTCGATGCTGAACAGCGCCGAATGGATGAGCTCAACGCGGGCAATCTGGCATCCCCGTGGCTTGAAGACGCCCTGATCAGCGCCGGGGTCTTGAAGGCTGGTGAGTCATTGTAA
- a CDS encoding SurA N-terminal domain-containing protein — MFDFIRNHRRWMQLVLLLLVVPAFAFFGIEGYVGFMSQDRELAKVNGTAITLPEYDQARRARLEELRSMLGNRFDAEAIDSPSFREQLLEEMIDQRVIAAAAIEGRYTVSDEALRQTIADVPALQEDGQFSPERYRQVLASQGMTPADFELRLRSDLILSQVLGPVSLTASAPKSVVDHLVNALTQQRTVSTRRFTQSAYEGDVSVTDADIKAWYDENAEQLRLPESVNIEYVVIDEDAATQGVNVSEKEIEHYYQQNQSRFGQPERRRVSHVLFTVSASADQAEKDAALAKAEQAARDIKADPSLFADIARERSEDPGSASQGGDLGWIGQGTLVPEVEQSVFTLDKGQISDVVESPFGYHVVTVTDVQPASVKPLEQVRAEITSQIRTQLASARFAEMASQLTNLVYDQRDALEPIAQQLGLQLKKAEGISRDGLLSDELFVRETEMTDDIQALLSHPRIMQVAFSEEVKGTGENSGSIELAPDTILALRVTQINPSEIPSLELASPVIREDLVRERALEMARQAGQSLLKDLEASEEAAPAGFSPAQAVSRQNPRDLNTDELRAVMVMNEQSIPGYVGMNVQDGFTVIHVQSVEPGEPLDPSELRQFQGQLSQAWGQAEETAALAILRKKFQVEITPDGRALIDGLAAQ, encoded by the coding sequence ATGTTTGATTTCATACGCAATCACCGCCGGTGGATGCAGTTGGTACTGCTCCTGCTGGTCGTTCCTGCCTTTGCGTTCTTTGGCATCGAAGGCTATGTCGGGTTCATGTCGCAAGACCGTGAGCTCGCCAAAGTCAACGGTACAGCCATTACGCTACCAGAGTACGACCAGGCCAGACGCGCACGTCTCGAGGAATTACGCTCGATGCTGGGCAATCGTTTTGATGCCGAGGCGATCGATTCGCCGAGTTTTCGAGAGCAACTGCTTGAAGAAATGATTGATCAGCGTGTTATCGCTGCCGCTGCGATCGAAGGGCGCTACACCGTCTCCGATGAAGCGCTTCGCCAGACGATTGCTGACGTGCCCGCTTTGCAGGAGGATGGTCAGTTTTCTCCTGAGCGGTATCGCCAGGTACTGGCTTCCCAGGGTATGACGCCTGCTGATTTCGAGTTGCGTCTGCGCAGTGATCTGATTCTGTCTCAGGTACTGGGGCCGGTCAGCCTGACAGCGTCTGCCCCCAAGTCAGTTGTAGATCATCTTGTCAACGCACTGACTCAGCAGCGTACGGTATCGACGCGGCGCTTTACTCAGTCAGCCTACGAGGGTGATGTATCGGTGACCGATGCAGACATCAAAGCCTGGTATGACGAAAATGCCGAGCAATTGCGTCTGCCGGAAAGCGTCAATATCGAATATGTCGTGATTGACGAGGATGCCGCCACGCAAGGCGTGAACGTTTCCGAAAAAGAAATCGAACATTACTACCAGCAGAATCAGAGCCGGTTCGGGCAACCTGAGCGCCGACGTGTCAGCCATGTACTGTTCACGGTGTCGGCCAGTGCTGATCAGGCTGAGAAGGACGCTGCGCTTGCCAAGGCTGAACAGGCTGCCCGGGATATCAAGGCAGACCCATCATTGTTTGCCGACATTGCACGTGAGCGTTCTGAAGATCCAGGCTCCGCTTCCCAGGGTGGTGACCTTGGCTGGATCGGACAGGGAACGCTGGTGCCAGAAGTGGAGCAATCAGTGTTTACGCTGGACAAGGGTCAGATATCAGATGTGGTTGAAAGCCCGTTTGGTTATCACGTCGTCACGGTGACAGATGTCCAGCCAGCCTCGGTCAAACCACTCGAGCAGGTGCGCGCAGAGATCACTAGCCAGATCAGAACCCAGCTCGCGTCCGCTCGCTTTGCAGAAATGGCCAGTCAGCTGACCAATCTGGTTTACGACCAGCGCGATGCACTCGAGCCAATCGCTCAGCAACTCGGATTGCAGCTGAAGAAAGCCGAGGGCATTTCTCGAGACGGGTTGTTGTCTGACGAGTTGTTCGTGCGTGAAACCGAGATGACCGATGATATTCAGGCGCTGTTGAGCCACCCTCGTATCATGCAGGTTGCGTTCTCTGAGGAAGTGAAGGGCACTGGTGAGAATTCCGGTTCGATAGAGCTGGCGCCTGATACGATTCTTGCCCTGAGGGTCACACAGATCAATCCATCTGAGATCCCGTCGCTTGAACTGGCCAGTCCGGTGATTCGTGAGGACCTGGTGCGCGAGCGTGCGCTCGAGATGGCACGCCAGGCCGGTCAGAGTCTGCTCAAGGATTTGGAGGCGTCTGAAGAGGCTGCGCCGGCAGGATTCAGTCCTGCCCAGGCTGTGTCGAGACAGAACCCCCGTGATCTGAATACGGATGAACTCAGAGCTGTAATGGTGATGAACGAGCAGTCCATTCCTGGTTATGTCGGTATGAATGTCCAGGATGGTTTCACTGTGATCCATGTCCAGTCTGTGGAACCTGGTGAGCCGCTCGATCCGTCCGAGTTGCGTCAGTTCCAGGGGCAACTGTCCCAGGCTTGGGGTCAAGCTGAGGAAACTGCTGCGCTTGCGATCTTGCGCAAGAAATTCCAGGTCGAGATCACCCCTGATGGTCGGGCTCTTATTGACGGGTTGGCCGCTCAGTAA